The genomic stretch GCATGGCTGGCTTCACGCGTTGGAGTCGACCTGCCAACAACGTTCTGCTTGAAAACTGTGCGAGCGCGGTTTACAAGTGGATGGCGAAGGATCGCCACCGACTCCATATGACGGCCAGCAGATTGATGCCGGCTGCCGCAGTGACCGGCTCGTTGAAGGTTGTATCCAAAACTGCTGTCCATACACGAGGCCCAACGACCGACCTGCTTGAAAGGACGCGACTGCCACCCGGGGTTCTTATCGAACTGGAACGTGAAACCAATGAAAGCAGGCATACGGCGAATTTTGTCGTAGACCCTTCAGGGTCGGTGCCTGAAGACACGACTACGAAAGCCCGTTTTTCATTCTGATGGGTCCCCATAAGGGCATGGTAATTTCTCATGATCTGACGCGGTTTTTTCAGGAGAACCAAGCAGGTCACTCCTGACGGAGTTTTGGGAAATGTGGGAAGCCGCTTCACTAAAAACAGTTCATTCCTGCCGGAGTTGACAGCACGTTTGCCTGCAAAATTTTTGCACCACCCCCTGGATGGTCGGCCATCGCGATCAAAGCGGCGTTCCCCACTGATGGGATCAATCCGGGTGCAAAATTCAGGTATTACCGAAGGCGTGTGAACAACCTGGCGTGTCCGCTGCCCAAAAGCCAACATGTGCTCCCCGATGAAGGTTGCACGACGATACCAGGCGTTTCACCGCAAGAAGGCATGGTTCAGCCCGGGCATGCGCAATTGGTATCTGGCGCCCGCGGCAAGCGGACTTCAAAAGTGCTGCCTTTTCCCGTCTGACTGACAACCTCGATGCTGCCGCCGTGCGCCTCGACGATGCTCTTGCAAATCGCCAGGCCCAATCCCACCCCCCTTGCTTGTGCGCACGCATTGTTGCCACGATAGAAGCGCTCAAAAACTCTGTCGCGTTCCTCCGCGGCAATGCCGATGCCGGTGTCCGTCACCCGGAGCACGAGGGTGTCCGGCGTGCTGTGGAGCGTGACGGTTATGGTGCCACCCTGGGGCGTGTACTTCACAGCGTTGTCGAGCAGATTGAACACCATTTCGGCCAGCCGGTTGGAATCGCCGCAGATCAGGCTGTCATTCGCGATCGCCGCCTCGAGGTGCAGACCCCTGGCTTTGGCGAGCAGCCGTGCCTGCCTGATTTGGCGCATGCAAATTTCCGCCAAATCGACGCCCTCCTGCATAAACACCAGGTTTCCGGCTTCGGCTTTTCCCAGGGTCAGAAGATTGTCGACGACCCTGGCGAGTTGTTTGGTTTCATCGGCGACAATGTGCAGCACTTCCTGATATTTCTCCGGCGAACGTTGCTGGCGGAGCACCAGTTCGATTTCGCCGCCGATCACGGTCAGAGGTGTGCGCAAATGGTGTGACACATCGGCGACAAAAATCGATTTCAAACGGTACAGTTCCTGCAGTTTTTCGTAGAGCGCGCGATATTTTTGCTGTGACTCCGCCAGGTGTTGATGGCGCAGTCGCAATTCCGCCATCATTTGATTGAAGGCGTCCGCCAGCCGGCCCACTTCATCACGCGAAGCCACACGCACTTCCCCGGCATAACTGCCTTTGGTGATGGTCTCGTGCATTTGCACCTGCAACTGTGAAATCGGCTGGGTGATTTGCCGCGCAATGGCGTTGATGAAGAACAACCCGGGCAGCAGCATCACCAGGGTGAACATCGCGGTGACCAGGCGATATTCGTGGGTTTGCCGGTCCACCTCGCGTGTGCTGTAGCCGAGAATGAGCCGGCCGGTGATTTTTTGCTCCTGGTCCTTGATGTCATGTGCAATGACGGTCGCGTGCGATGCGGCGGGCAGGACGGGCGGCCCGCTGGTGACCGAATCGAGGCCGGGAAGGCGCGCGGGGTTGTAGGTCGCGAGGTGTCTGCCGTTCTCGCTGAAGAGCATCAGGAACAAGATATTCGAGTCGCGCTGGATGCTCTCCATGGCGCTTTGCAAAATCCCGAAGTCGCGCTCCTGCAAAACGTGCAGCACCGCGACGGCGAGCAATTCCGCGGTACGCTGCGCCTCGCGGTTTTGCGCCTGCCGGAGCGCCTGTTTGTGCCGCTGCGGGAAATAAATCGAGGTCGCGACCAGCATCAGCACCAGTGCCGTGATCATCGGCGCGGCGATTTTCCAGCGCAGGGGCAAATTGGCGAAACAGGATGTCATGCCGCTGTTTCTTACTTGTTGGGGTGGCGTTTTTTTTCGCGCAAGGGATAGTGCGGATGGCGATAATCGTGGCCCTCGATTACCAGCGCGCGGACAGAATCGCTTTTGAGGGACGCAAACGTCTCCGCCGGCAGGAAACCGATGGCATTGTCGTGGGCCGTCAGGAATTTTAGGAACCGGTCGGGCGTGGAAAAGCTCCTGGGGGGCAGCACACGCTCGCCGGAAAAAATCAGCCGCAGCCAGTGTTTGCCGATGGCATAGGCGTTGGCATTATAAAGCTGCAGATAAAATGCGTCGCCGGCCGGCCCATACTCGACAATTTGCAGGGGATTTTCCGCGCGGCTCTCCATGGGCTGGCCTTTGAAAATTTTTTGCAAATCTTTTATGGCAAGGCTGTCGAGACGGCTGCGTGCGGGAACGACGATGACGATCTGCGCCGGGGCGTTTGTCGCAAGCAGCGCGGTCATCGTCATCACCAGCATCCAGGATTTTGCCGAAAAGAACTTTGCCAGCCGCATCTCCCGTTCCGTCTTTAGAAGATTACCGCCAGGGAGGTGATGGCTAGCATGTGATTGCGTCGGGGGGCGTTTGCGCGGCGCTGCCAGTGCACTTCGGCTTTGGCCACAGCTTGTTTGAGAATTTGCACGCTCGTGCCGACGGTAAGATCCTTTTCGCAGTCGTGTGGACGCCGGCGGTCGGGATCGAAAATATCATATCGAATCAGTACCGTTTGCCGGCCCAGTAGCTCGCGGGCCAGCTCGCCATAACAAGCGGTGGCCACCCTGTCCGCCGCCTGCGCCTGGCCGGTCGCCAGGCGGAACTGTGCCGCCTCTACACTCACGCGCCAACCGTTGAACTCCCCGCGAAGGTCGCCGGCGTGTGTGCTTTGCCGGGTGTGATATGCCAGGCCGTTTTTGTCAGTGTAGAAGGAATAGCCGAGCTTCAACCCCGCGGCGGGCAGTTCGGCGGTGAAACGCGCGCCCAGGCCTTTGTCGCCATTGTCGTCCTGCTCGAAGGCCTGCCGGCCACGGCCGTTGACGAGAATAAATTGATATTGCAGCGAGACGCTGCGAATGCCGAAGCTTCCCAGCGCCTGCACGCCGAGGGAAAACTTGGGATAAAATCGTTGCAGGTCGCCAAAAGGATTTTGGTGCTTGCCATAAAGCGATTGGGGCAAAAGCGACGTGTCATAGGCCGGCGCAGCGTCGTGAATTTCGTTGTAAATGCCGTAGGGGGTGAGAAATTTCCCCAGCAATAATTTCAGCTTTTCCGAGAAGGCATATTCGAACCAGGCGCGCTCCAGGCGAATGAAGCCGGCCGGCCGGTTGTCATACTCATCGTTCCCGGTGTCCGCGCCATATTCGAATTCGATTTCGCCGAAAACCCGCGCCCGTGCACCGAGCAGATAGTTGCCGAAAAGATTGAAATGATGCAGTCTGAAAGTGCCGTGCCAGCCCACGGAGTCCCGGTTGCTCACCTCGGCCTCAAAGGTCAGATAGCCGTGCGGGCCGATGAATTCCTGGCCCGTCGCCTCGTCTGCCGCCGGCAAAACGACGGCGAGCACCAGGATGGAAATCTGCAGGGGCGCAGCCAGGATTTTTTTTCCGCGCATCAGTCCACCTTGATTAAACCGCAGTTTATCGCGCTGCCTTCTGGTCGATCTCCAGCACCTTCATGACATAGCCGATGTTGCGCACGGTATGAATCAGCGGCCGTCTGGAACCGCAGTCCAATTTTTTGCGCAAATGATTGATGTAAACTTCGATGAGATTGGTGTTGGTTTCAAACAGCAGACCCCAGACATGCTCGGCAATCGCCGTGCGGGTCACGACATTGCCGGCGTTGCGCAGAAGATATTCCAGCAGCGCATATTCCCGGCTGGAGCAAAAAATCTTGTTGCCGCCACGCTGCACTTCTCGTTTCGAGGGATCGACCACCAGGTCGTCGAGCTTGAGCAGCGGCACCAACGGCGCGCTCGAAGTACGGCGCAATTGCGCCCGCATGCGCGCCAGCAGCTCGGCAAACGAGAACGGTTTGGTGAGGTAGTCATCCGCCCCGTTGTCGAGCGCTGTGATCAGATCGGTGGTGTTGTCTTTGACCGTCAGCATGATGATCGGCGTCAGCATGCCGCGTTCGCGCCACTGACGGCACAACTCCACGCCGCTGGCACCCGGGATCAGCCAGTCCAGCAGAATGAGGTCGTATTCATTGAGCGACGCCAAATACTCCGCCTGATGAGCATCGGCCGCAATATCTGCAACGTAGTCCGCTTCGTTTAGTCCTTTGCGAATGAATTGCGCCACCCGCGCTTCGTCCTCAACGATCAAGACGCGCATAGGGGTCTCCAATTTTTATTTGAAACTCACCCCGAATTGGGGGCCGCGCCCTGTTTTAATCTACGCCCCAATTCCATGGATTGCGCGCACCCCTTCACATAATTTCTTCAACATTACCACGAAAATGTCGGAGCGCAGGCTCCCCGCCTGCCTGCAGACAAGAGGTCTGCGCGACATTTTCATCGAGATGGGTGTGCAAATGCACATGGCAAATTACCACAAAAATACTTCTGCAAGACCCTTCAGGATCGGTGCCTGCAGGCACCACTACAAAAGTGCGTTTTTACTCTGATGGGTGCCGTGCGCGGCATGGGAATTATCCTGGAAAAACGATGATGACCGCGACAATTCTGTCGCGCCGCCATTCTGCCGCATTGTTTGCAGAAAAGGGGCTGCGTTAAACCCTCACTTCAGGCGGCTCCATTCTTTCGCGTGCAATTCGAATTGGGAATAAAAAGCAGAGGAAGGCAGCCGCATTCTCTGACGGAATGAATTTTCCCCCCCCAACCGTGTTCGAGCCTGTATCCGATGTTCTTCAAACAGTCCAGCTTTGTTTTGAACCGACGTAAAAATACGAGAGAAGGTCGCCGCCGGAAAATTCCCGGGTTTCCCCGGGATGTTTGCAGTTTTTGCCGTCAGGCTTGCTGCTGCGATTTGGGCAAATAGGCGGCCAACTGCCATTGGCTGCATCGCGTGAGGTTATCGCCGAACATTGCCGGGATCGGCGTGCCCAACCGCTTGTGCCGTCGATCAGCGCGGCAGGCCGCGGCATCATTCAGGCTGTGTGCAGGGAGCTGCGCGGGACACCCGCGGATTCACGCCGATTTTTGCGGATGTATTCCGGAAACGCGCGACATCATCTTTTCCCCGTGGTGTGGTGCCACCCCATGCAATCAGCAGTCACACCCGCGGCAGGGTGGGCACTTTTGCCTCTCGAAGGCGTGGGAGTCACGCACCAGAAAGGGATAAAAAACGCCTTCTGCATTGCTGCGCTCAAAACATACATTTTCCGGCGTGCGTGGCTGTTGGTCATGCAAACCCGCCGCCTGTCAAAGATAAATGAATTTTAATCCTGTTTTAAGGGGCATTTAAGGTGTATTGCAGTTATAGTACGCATGCATGACAGCCTCCAACGATATGAGACACAAACTTGTCAGCCTCTTGCCCCAGGAGCACCAGAGTGACCTGAGTATTGATTCACATGCGTCACTTGACCGTCGCTTGCCGCGCGAGGTTTTGCATCGACTCGTCGCCGGCGGGGTGCCGAGCGAGCGGCAGCCGCTGCGGGTTTCTCCGGAACTGCGCACGCTGATTCCCGCGGCCATGGCGTGTCGTTACAAAATTGTGCCGCTGGCCCGCAAAGGCGCGCGGTTGCAGATTGCGCTCGCTGATCCGGGAGACATCGCGCTGCTGGATGAAATTCGCTGGCTGCTGGGAACCGACCTCGAAGCTGTGCAGGCGGAGCCCGCCCAAATAGATGAGGGGTTGCGCAGCCTTTACGGGTTGGGAGCGGAGACGGTCGACCGTTTGATGGAGGAACGCGGGGACGGCGGGGTGGCGCTGGTCGTGTCATCGGCCTCGGATCTGGACAAAGAGGGCGACGACGCCAGCGTCATCCGCTTCGTCAACGAATTGCTGCTGGAAGCCTTTCGCGAGCGCGCCACCGATATTCACCTGGAGCCGTTTGCCGCACAGTTGCGCATCCGCTATCGCATCGACGGCATTCTGTACGACATCCCCGTGCCGGAGTCCCTGCAGCGGTTGCACGCGGCGATTGTCTCGCGCATCAAGATCATGGCCAACCTCAATATCGCGGAGCAGCGGCTGCCCCAGGACGGCCGGATCAAGGTGCGCACCGGCAATCGGGAGCTGGATTTGCGCATCTCGATTTTGCCCACGCCCTTCGGCGAAACCGTGAATTTGCGCATTCTCAACAGCCAACAAGTCACCCTCGGTCTGGAAAATCTCGGCCTGTTGCCGCGCGATCTGGCACGCCTGGAGCGTTTGCTGCAAAAGCCGCACGGCATCATCCTCGTCACCGGCCCGACCGGCAGCGGCAAAACCACCACGCTCTACGCGTGCCTCAACAAGCTCAATGAAAGCTCGCGCAAAATCATCACCGTCGAAGACCCCATCGAGTATCAACTGGCGGGCATCTCGCAAGTGCAAGTGAATCCCAAGATTGGTCTCACCTTCGCGCAGGGCCTGCGTTCGCTGCTGCGCCACGATCCGGACGTGATGCTGGTGGGCGAGATCCGCGATCATGAGACCGCCGAGGTGACGATTCAGGTGGCCATGACCGGGCATTTGGTGTTCAGCACGCTGCACACCAACGATGCGCCCGGCGCCGTCGCGCGGCTCGCCAACATGGGCATCGAGCCCTATCTCATCGCCGCCTCGGTGGAATGCATCATCGCCCAGCGCCTGGTGCGCGTGATCTGCCCGGAATGCAAAAGCGTGGAAGTCGGACACAACGGCAAGAGCGGGCTGGTGCGCCGGCTTATCCCGCACGACGCCCTGTTGTATCACGGGCGCGGCTGCAGCCACTGCAAGCAGACCGGCTATTGGGGACGCACGGCGATTTATGAGTTTCTCCTGATTGATGACGAACTCCGTGAGCACATCGTCAAAAAAACACCGGCCAATCAATTGCGCCAGATCGCGATCAACAAGGGCATGATCACCCTGCGACAGGACGGTCTGGAAAAAATCCGTCTTGGTCTCACGACGCTCGACGAGGTGCTGCGCGTGACCCAGGAAGCGGGAGACTGAACCCCATGCCTGTCTTTGCCTACCTCGCCAAAGCTTCGCCGACGGAGACGGTGCGCGGCGAGATGGCCGCCGAGAGCGCTGAAGCCCTGGCGGCGCGGCTGGTGACGATGGGGCTTTATCCCATTGACATCGCGGCGCAGGACGCACATGCCGTGCGAAACGGCAGCCTCCTGAGGCGCAATCGCAAACCGGGGCGTGCCGCTCTCATTTTTCTGACACGACAACTGGCCAACATGCTCGATGCCGGCATGACGCTGCACGCCGCGCTGCAGCTCCTGATCACGCAGTTGCCGGCGGAGGCCATGCAGCCCATCCTGCGCGATCTCGAGGCGCGTTTGCGCGAGGGCCAGCGCTTTTCCGAAGCCTGCACCGCCTGGCCCAAAGTCTTTTCGAAATTTTACGTGAGCCTGCTTCGTGCCGGTGAAACCGGCGGGATGCTGGAGCTGGTGCTCGATCACCTGGCGGAGTTTCTCGAAAAGGAAGAGGACGTCCGCAAGCAGATTCAGGCGGCGCTGGCCTATCCGTTGCTCATGCTCGTCCTGGGCATGATCACCATCGGCATCCTGCTCGCCTTCGTGGTCCCGCGCCTCGTCAGCATGTTCGATGAAATGGGGCAGGCACTGCCCCTGCCAACCCGGATCCTGGTGGCCGTTTCCAGCCTGGTTGCCCAAAACTGGCTGGTATTGCCGGTGGTGCTGGTGGTGTTGCTCATGGCCCTCCGGCGCATGTGGCGGCATCCCGGCTTCAGGGAGAAGCTCGACCACTGGCAGCTTCGTTTGCCGTTTTGGAACCAACTGCTGGTGCAGGCCGAGGTGGCGCAATTTGCGCGCACTCTGGGCGCTTTGCTGTCGCACGGCGTGCCCATTCATCGGGCCTTCGAGGTCGTGATTGCCGCCTGCAAGAATCTGATCTTGCAGCGTGAGCTGCAGCAGGCGGGTGAAGCCATCCGGCGTGGCGGAAAAATTGGCGCGAGCCTCGCCGCCAGCCGCCACTGGCCCGCGATCGTGGGACAGATGCTCACGATTGCCGAAGACACCAATCAACTGGAGCCCGTGCTCGGCAAAATTGCCGCCGCCGGCACGAAGGAGGTGGAACGCCGCGTGGCGCTGTTCACGCGCCTGCTCGAGCCGGCGATGATCATTCTCGTCGGTGCAGTCGTCGGCTTCATCGTGTTTGCGATGATGCTGCCGATTTTCCAAATGGATTTCGTCGTGCAGTAATTTTGCCGGGCGCCCCTGCACAGCATCCTCTCAGAATCCGGGCGCAGCGAAAAGAAGCACCGCAAGACATGACGACAAAACCCTGTTACCAAGTGGAGCAATGACCGGTATGCTGTCCGTGTGCTTGCTTTTCACCCTCGGTCTGCTGCTCGGCAGTTTTATCGGGGTGTGTGTGCATCGCCTGCCGCGCGGCAAGCCCGTCGTGTTCGATGTTTCACGCTGTGATCACTGCCGGGCGCGGCTGGCGTGGCGGCACAAACTGCCGCTGCTCGGATTTCTGCTGCTGCATGGCATCAGCCATTGCTGCGGGCGCCCGATTCCACGGCAGTATCCGCTTGTGGAAGCCGCCTCCGGTGTGCTGCTGTTGTTGTTGTACTGGCACGGCAGGGAAGCCGCCGTGTTTTTGCAAGCTGTTCTCTTTGTTGCCTTGCTGCTCACCGGGATGTTGATCGATCTCGAACATCGCCTCATTCCGAATAAAATCACCCTCCCGGGCATCGGCGCCGGATTGGCACTCGCCTTGTTGGGGCGACAGGTGGCATGGTGGGATGCGCTGGCGGGAATTTTTCTGTGCGGCGGCCTGCTTTATGGGGCGGGGTTTCTGGTCGAGAACATTTTCAAGAAGCCCAACGCGATGGGCGGCGGCGACATCAAATTTGCCGCGATGATCGGCGCGTTTCTCGGCTGGCAGCAGGGCTTGAGCGCCACACTGCTTGCGGCAGGCGCCGGCGCGCTGTTCGGCCTGGCGGAAATGATCAAACGCGGCGCGCAAGATGGCCCGGTTGAAATCCGTTTCGGCCCCTTTCTGGCATTCGGTGCCGTGGTCAATCTTCTCTGGGGCGCCAGGTTCTGGCAGTGGTATTTTTCCGTCTCGCCATAACGCGGCTTTCTGCCGCAGCCCAATCCGGCAACCGCGAATGACCGCGAAGATTTTTTGAACCGCCAAGCCGCAACAATTACCCGAACCCCCTGTCTTGTGGTTTCGCGCAGTTCCGAAGCAAAAGTCAGGTACCATAAACCGGAGGAGACGATGAAAAGCCGGCAAAACGAACAAGGCCTGACGCTGATCGAAGTCATGTTGGTCGTCATCATCCTCGGCATTTTGGTGGCACTGGTGGTGCCGCAATTTTCCGGGCGCACAGAGCAGGCGCGGCGTGCCGCGGCGGCCGCTGACATCAATGCCAATCTCGCCACGGCGCTGGAGATGTATCAATTGGACAACGGCGTGTATCCGACGACTGAACAGGGTCTGGCGGCATTGCTCCGCGCACCGGAGATTCCGCCTCTGCCACCTTCCTGGCAGGGACCCTATTTGAAGAAGAGCGGTGCGCTCAACGATCCCTGGGGACAGCCCTACATTTATCGCTGCCCCGGCGAGCACAATTCCGGGAGCTACGATCTGTCGTCCACTGGTCCGGACCGGCAAAGCGGCGGTGGTGATGACGTGAACAATTGGGATCAGGATGACTCGGGCAATCGGCAATGAGCGCGGGCTGACATTGATCGAGCTTTGCCTGACGCTGCTCATTCTCGGCTTGATCGTGGCAGCCGCCAGTCCGCGTCTTTCGCGTTCATATCGCCGCTTGCAATTGAAAACCGCGGCGGAAAGCATTGCGGACGAGATCCGCATGATTCAAAGGCGCGCCGAGATTTCCCAACAAGCCTGGCGTTTCATCATCCGGCCGGATGGCAAAAGCTATGCAGTGGAATGCCAGCACCGTGGCGAGTTTGCAGAGCCGCCGGCCACGGCGGCGACTGGTGCGCCGGAATGGGAGCCCGTCATCCGTCGCACCCTGCCCGCAGCGATCAATCTGGCGCCCGTCGCCTTCACGATTGAATGGACTGCCGATGGTGTCACGCCGCATCAGAGCCTGCGCGTCTGCGACGCAGAGGGAAATGCCTATGAAATCCGCATTGAAGAAAGCGGCCTTGCGCTGCACCCCACAGGCGAGAAGGCATGGCGCTGATTCCCGTGACAGCCCCGGGTGCGGCCGGCAATTTCTGCGCGGCAAGAGGCGGCTGCGAAACTCTGCCGGCTTTGCCCTCCTGCAAGCATTGCTGGCGGTGATGATCTTGTCGCTCGGTCTGGTGGCGCTGATGGCGGCGTTTCAGCATGCGTTGCGCCTCACCCAGCTTCGCCGGAACTGTCTCACGCCGGCGCGCGAATTGGCGGAGCAGGTGCTGGCAAATTTGGAGCGGGGAGCCTCGCTTGCGACTCCGGAAAACAACATGACCTGGTCGGCCGAACAAAACCGGTTGCCTTGCCAAATTAGCACCTCACCCTGGCCGGTTGTGCCGGGGTTGCAGCAAGTGCGGGTCGCGGTGAGCTGGATGGATCACGGCAAGCCCGGCACCGTGACACTCACCACGCTTTTACCCGATACCGTTGGGGCGCAGGCACATGCGGTCAATGCAAATCAATGAGACGGGAAATAGTCAGTGCCCAAAACAACAACGCTACAGGAAAAGAATGCTGAAACGCTGCAGCCGGCAGGCGAATCCTCCGGACGCTGCTTTGCGGGCGCATCGCCATCAAACAGAAAGGTGCCCGCAAAGACGGGACGCGTGCTGCGGGCGCAGATTTTTCTTTTGCTCTCCCCCGCGCCGCAACCGAATCAGCAGCCCCCGAGCTGGGCGGCCCGCTGCACGGTGGCTGAAAGAAAGTCGTGTTTCTGCCAAGAGTTTATTGCAAGGCCGTCACACGATTTGCATGGTCGTTTGACAAACACGCAGGGCTTCACCCTGGTGGAGACGCTGGTTGCGCTGACCATCTTCTCCATTGTTGGACTCACCGCGTTCGCGCTGCTGAGTCGCGCCCTGGCGGCGCACACGGCGGTCGAACGTGTCACCGGAGAATTGCGGCAGCGGCAGCAATCTCTCACGCTGCTCCAAAACGATCTGGCCGGCGCACAAAGCTTCGCGCTGGCGCCCTTTCAAGGCGCGTCCGACTCGTTGTGCTTTTCCAGGGTGGTCAAAAGGGCGGACGGCACCACCGCGCTCTGCCGCATCGTTTACCGCGTTCGTCCCGATTCCTTGTCGCGAGGCTGGCAGCTTGTGCGCACACTCACCGATTTTCTGGGCGGGAAAAAAACGAGGCTGTTGTTGACAGAATTGGCAGGGCTGCAGTTCCGCTATTGGCGCCGGGAAAAAGGTGGTGGCCGTTGGGTCGAGAACTGGCCGGCTGCCGGTGTCTTGCCGCCGGCGGTTTGCC from candidate division KSB1 bacterium encodes the following:
- a CDS encoding HAMP domain-containing histidine kinase — translated: MTSCFANLPLRWKIAAPMITALVLMLVATSIYFPQRHKQALRQAQNREAQRTAELLAVAVLHVLQERDFGILQSAMESIQRDSNILFLMLFSENGRHLATYNPARLPGLDSVTSGPPVLPAASHATVIAHDIKDQEQKITGRLILGYSTREVDRQTHEYRLVTAMFTLVMLLPGLFFINAIARQITQPISQLQVQMHETITKGSYAGEVRVASRDEVGRLADAFNQMMAELRLRHQHLAESQQKYRALYEKLQELYRLKSIFVADVSHHLRTPLTVIGGEIELVLRQQRSPEKYQEVLHIVADETKQLARVVDNLLTLGKAEAGNLVFMQEGVDLAEICMRQIRQARLLAKARGLHLEAAIANDSLICGDSNRLAEMVFNLLDNAVKYTPQGGTITVTLHSTPDTLVLRVTDTGIGIAAEERDRVFERFYRGNNACAQARGVGLGLAICKSIVEAHGGSIEVVSQTGKGSTFEVRLPRAPDTNCACPG
- a CDS encoding response regulator transcription factor codes for the protein MRVLIVEDEARVAQFIRKGLNEADYVADIAADAHQAEYLASLNEYDLILLDWLIPGASGVELCRQWRERGMLTPIIMLTVKDNTTDLITALDNGADDYLTKPFSFAELLARMRAQLRRTSSAPLVPLLKLDDLVVDPSKREVQRGGNKIFCSSREYALLEYLLRNAGNVVTRTAIAEHVWGLLFETNTNLIEVYINHLRKKLDCGSRRPLIHTVRNIGYVMKVLEIDQKAAR
- a CDS encoding GspE/PulE family protein, coding for MHRLVAGGVPSERQPLRVSPELRTLIPAAMACRYKIVPLARKGARLQIALADPGDIALLDEIRWLLGTDLEAVQAEPAQIDEGLRSLYGLGAETVDRLMEERGDGGVALVVSSASDLDKEGDDASVIRFVNELLLEAFRERATDIHLEPFAAQLRIRYRIDGILYDIPVPESLQRLHAAIVSRIKIMANLNIAEQRLPQDGRIKVRTGNRELDLRISILPTPFGETVNLRILNSQQVTLGLENLGLLPRDLARLERLLQKPHGIILVTGPTGSGKTTTLYACLNKLNESSRKIITVEDPIEYQLAGISQVQVNPKIGLTFAQGLRSLLRHDPDVMLVGEIRDHETAEVTIQVAMTGHLVFSTLHTNDAPGAVARLANMGIEPYLIAASVECIIAQRLVRVICPECKSVEVGHNGKSGLVRRLIPHDALLYHGRGCSHCKQTGYWGRTAIYEFLLIDDELREHIVKKTPANQLRQIAINKGMITLRQDGLEKIRLGLTTLDEVLRVTQEAGD
- a CDS encoding type II secretion system F family protein, which codes for MPVFAYLAKASPTETVRGEMAAESAEALAARLVTMGLYPIDIAAQDAHAVRNGSLLRRNRKPGRAALIFLTRQLANMLDAGMTLHAALQLLITQLPAEAMQPILRDLEARLREGQRFSEACTAWPKVFSKFYVSLLRAGETGGMLELVLDHLAEFLEKEEDVRKQIQAALAYPLLMLVLGMITIGILLAFVVPRLVSMFDEMGQALPLPTRILVAVSSLVAQNWLVLPVVLVVLLMALRRMWRHPGFREKLDHWQLRLPFWNQLLVQAEVAQFARTLGALLSHGVPIHRAFEVVIAACKNLILQRELQQAGEAIRRGGKIGASLAASRHWPAIVGQMLTIAEDTNQLEPVLGKIAAAGTKEVERRVALFTRLLEPAMIILVGAVVGFIVFAMMLPIFQMDFVVQ
- a CDS encoding A24 family peptidase translates to MLSVCLLFTLGLLLGSFIGVCVHRLPRGKPVVFDVSRCDHCRARLAWRHKLPLLGFLLLHGISHCCGRPIPRQYPLVEAASGVLLLLLYWHGREAAVFLQAVLFVALLLTGMLIDLEHRLIPNKITLPGIGAGLALALLGRQVAWWDALAGIFLCGGLLYGAGFLVENIFKKPNAMGGGDIKFAAMIGAFLGWQQGLSATLLAAGAGALFGLAEMIKRGAQDGPVEIRFGPFLAFGAVVNLLWGARFWQWYFSVSP
- the gspG gene encoding type II secretion system major pseudopilin GspG, yielding MKSRQNEQGLTLIEVMLVVIILGILVALVVPQFSGRTEQARRAAAAADINANLATALEMYQLDNGVYPTTEQGLAALLRAPEIPPLPPSWQGPYLKKSGALNDPWGQPYIYRCPGEHNSGSYDLSSTGPDRQSGGGDDVNNWDQDDSGNRQ
- a CDS encoding prepilin-type N-terminal cleavage/methylation domain-containing protein — translated: MTRAIGNERGLTLIELCLTLLILGLIVAAASPRLSRSYRRLQLKTAAESIADEIRMIQRRAEISQQAWRFIIRPDGKSYAVECQHRGEFAEPPATAATGAPEWEPVIRRTLPAAINLAPVAFTIEWTADGVTPHQSLRVCDAEGNAYEIRIEESGLALHPTGEKAWR
- a CDS encoding prepilin-type N-terminal cleavage/methylation domain-containing protein, whose product is MTNTQGFTLVETLVALTIFSIVGLTAFALLSRALAAHTAVERVTGELRQRQQSLTLLQNDLAGAQSFALAPFQGASDSLCFSRVVKRADGTTALCRIVYRVRPDSLSRGWQLVRTLTDFLGGKKTRLLLTELAGLQFRYWRREKGGGRWVENWPAAGVLPPAVCLQFTRQSGGQSLQLTYPIRTHDRTMAQ